Proteins encoded together in one Streptomyces sp. NA04227 window:
- a CDS encoding glycoside hydrolase family 5 protein gives MRSDNPAPHRRRLQTRPLVVGVAASSLALAGLLCTGPAVPTAAAAPAAATGAPAALTGPQLAASWTGPLSTRGRYVVDANGDRFKLKAGNWSGAQGTWEGSGDVDDVANHQADQKSNNIPLGLDRTPIKRIMADFHALGLNTIRLPYADAMIKDDTVVPDSAVAANPQLKGKTPLQVFDAVVEDLTAEGFAVILNNHTTTYRWCCSLDGNERWNTSQTTEEWIDNWLFLVDRYKSNKRVVGADLRNEVRRDWNDDPNWGWGNEHDLYEAFQQAGNRILEANPDLLIIMEGINWQGIPQAMFPHGRPTLTPVRNLSNTLINSGKLVYSAHFYGFTGPNHTGSTGGWQNGETNDPRYRDLSPEDLVKVVNDQALFVTQEGQHFTAPVWVSEFGTGGRGQSDEKEKDWFNRFTDILVENDTDFAVWPLTGWSTDGKPNDNWALISYDSAGKRQSVLDSGDWRTTSWNKLVNATGKTGQVAEVSHWNMLNLDYGDQNASATMREQADWSEGNRKGNCPDSQRLVALARSNNRGLCTDANQPEKGDGMWTTVIDERYVKNGDWASGYNKLECPENTFAVGYSVNGNSMAALLCAPSAEPLPTTNRLAWFDHGDNRPDSGGSNASDWAPGAYKGQCKDDEYLAGVAYTWKWNHGGAPDALLCRPLD, from the coding sequence ATGAGATCCGACAACCCGGCCCCCCATCGCCGAAGGCTCCAGACGCGTCCCCTCGTCGTCGGCGTCGCGGCCTCGTCGCTGGCCCTCGCAGGACTCCTCTGCACCGGCCCGGCGGTCCCGACCGCCGCCGCCGCACCCGCCGCCGCGACCGGCGCTCCCGCGGCGCTGACCGGACCGCAGCTCGCCGCCTCCTGGACCGGCCCGCTGAGCACGCGAGGACGGTACGTCGTCGACGCGAACGGCGACCGCTTCAAGCTCAAGGCCGGCAACTGGTCCGGTGCGCAGGGCACTTGGGAAGGCAGCGGCGACGTGGACGACGTCGCCAACCACCAGGCCGACCAGAAGTCGAACAACATCCCGCTCGGTCTGGACCGCACCCCGATCAAGCGGATCATGGCCGACTTCCACGCCCTCGGCCTCAACACCATCCGGCTGCCGTACGCCGACGCGATGATCAAGGACGACACCGTGGTGCCGGACTCCGCGGTCGCGGCCAACCCGCAGCTGAAGGGCAAGACCCCGCTGCAGGTCTTCGACGCCGTGGTGGAGGACCTGACCGCCGAAGGCTTCGCCGTCATCCTCAACAACCACACCACCACGTACCGCTGGTGCTGCTCCCTCGACGGCAACGAGCGCTGGAACACCAGCCAGACCACCGAGGAGTGGATCGACAACTGGCTGTTCCTGGTGGACCGCTACAAGTCGAACAAGCGGGTGGTCGGCGCCGACCTGCGCAACGAGGTCCGCCGTGACTGGAACGACGACCCCAACTGGGGCTGGGGCAACGAGCACGACCTGTACGAAGCCTTCCAGCAGGCCGGCAACAGGATCCTCGAGGCCAACCCGGACCTGCTGATCATCATGGAGGGCATCAACTGGCAGGGCATCCCCCAGGCCATGTTCCCGCACGGCCGGCCGACGCTCACCCCGGTCCGTAACCTCTCCAACACCCTGATCAACTCGGGCAAGCTGGTCTACTCCGCGCACTTCTACGGTTTCACCGGCCCCAACCACACCGGCTCGACCGGTGGTTGGCAGAACGGAGAGACCAACGACCCGCGCTACCGCGACCTCAGCCCCGAGGACCTGGTCAAGGTCGTCAACGACCAGGCCCTGTTCGTCACCCAGGAGGGCCAGCACTTCACCGCTCCCGTCTGGGTCAGCGAGTTCGGCACGGGCGGGCGAGGCCAGAGTGACGAGAAGGAGAAGGACTGGTTCAACCGCTTCACCGACATCCTGGTGGAGAACGACACCGACTTCGCCGTCTGGCCGCTGACCGGCTGGAGCACCGACGGCAAGCCCAACGACAACTGGGCGCTGATCTCCTACGACTCCGCCGGCAAGCGGCAGAGCGTCCTCGACTCCGGCGACTGGCGCACCACCTCCTGGAACAAGCTCGTCAACGCCACCGGCAAGACCGGCCAGGTCGCCGAGGTCAGCCACTGGAACATGCTCAACCTCGACTACGGCGACCAGAACGCCTCCGCCACCATGCGAGAGCAGGCGGACTGGAGCGAAGGCAACCGCAAGGGCAACTGCCCCGACAGCCAGCGCCTCGTCGCCCTCGCCCGCAGCAACAACCGCGGCCTGTGCACCGACGCCAACCAGCCCGAAAAGGGCGACGGCATGTGGACCACCGTCATCGACGAGCGCTACGTCAAGAACGGCGACTGGGCCAGCGGCTACAACAAGCTCGAATGCCCCGAGAACACCTTCGCCGTCGGCTACAGCGTCAACGGCAACTCGATGGCCGCCCTGCTCTGCGCCCCCTCCGCCGAGCCGTTGCCCACCACGAACCGGCTGGCCTGGTTCGACCACGGCGACAACCGGCCGGACAGCGGCGGGTCCAACGCCAGCGACTGGGCGCCCGGTGCCTACAAGGGCCAGTGCAAGGACGACGAGTACCTCGCCGGGGTCGCCTACACCTGGAAGTGGAACCACGGCGGGGCCCCCGACGCCCTGCTCTGCCGCCCGCTCGACTGA